From the Manihot esculenta cultivar AM560-2 chromosome 3, M.esculenta_v8, whole genome shotgun sequence genome, one window contains:
- the LOC110611991 gene encoding CTP synthase — protein MKYVLVTGGVVSGLGKGVTASSIGVLLKACGLRVTSIKIDPYLNTDAGTMSPFEHGEVFVLDDGGEVDLDLGNYERFLDIKLTRDNNITTGKIYQSVIDKERKGDYLGKTVQVVPHITNAIQEWIERVAMIPVDGQEGPADVCVIELGGTIGDIESMPFIEALGQFSYRVGPGNFCLIHVSLVPVINVVGEQKTKPTQHSVRGLRGLGLTPNILACRSSKELDENVKLKLSQFCHVPAENIVTLYDVPNIWHIPLLLRDQKAHESILKGLNLQGIATEPDLHEWTARTKVCDMLHDPVRIAMVGKYTGLSDSYLSVLKALLHASVACRRKLIVEWVAAGDLEEVTAKEAPDAYKAAWDLLKEADGVLVPGGFGDRGVQGKILAAKYARENRVPFLGICLGMQIAVIEFAQSVLGLHDANSTEFDPDTSNPCVIFMPEGSKTHMGGTMRLGSRRTYFKVADCKSAKLYGNASFVDERHRHRYEVNPDMISQFEEAGLSFVGRDESGQRMEIIELLGHPYFVGVQFHPEFKSRPGKPSALFLGLIAASCGQLENFLQNYGQASKLLTNGMSNGKPTAKVYQIGNGVKSCNGSLNGVYSNGNSNGVHF, from the exons ATGAAGTACGTTTTGGTGACTGGTGGTGTAGTTAGTGGACTTGGCAAAGGGGTTACTGCTAGTAGTATCGGTGTTCTCCTTAAAGCTTGTGGCCTCCGTGTAACTTCTATTAAGATTG ACCCTTACCTGAATACTGATGCGGGAACCATGTCTCCTTTTGAGCACGGGGAGGTCTTTGTATTAGATGATGGTGGTGAg GTAGATTTAGACCTTGGCAATTATGAGCGGTTTCTAGACATCAAGCTAACCCGTGACAACAATATTACAACTGGAAAAATATATCAG TCTGTCATtgataaagaaagaaaaggagattaTCTTGGAAAGACTGTGCAG GTGGTTCCGCATATAACCAATGCCATTCAAGAATGGATAGAGCGTGTAGCAATGATACCAGTGGATGGACAAGAAGGTCCAGCTGATGTTTGTGTCATTGAATTAGGTGGAACTATAG GGGACATTGAATCTATGCCATTCATTGAAGCACTTGGCCAGTTTTCTTACCGTGTAG GCCCTGGCAATTTTTGCTTGATCCATGTCAGCCTTGTTCCTGTTATAAATGTGGTTGGTGAACAG AAAACAAAGCCTACCCAGCATAGTGTTCGAGGGCTAAGAGGACTTGGGTTGACACCAAACATTTTAGCTTGTCGTAGTTCAAAG GAACTTGACGAGAATGTTAAGTTAAAACTCTCTCAGTTTTGCCATGTGCCG GCTGAAAACATTGTCACTCTATATGATGTTCCCAACATTTGGCACATTCCTTTGCTATTGAGA GATCAGAAGGCACATGAATCAATCTTGAAAGGATTGAACCTTCAAGG CATTGCCACGGAGCCTGATTTGCATGAATGGACTGCTAGGACAAAAGTCTGTGACATGCTGCATGATCCT GTTAGAATTGCCATGGTTGGAAAATACACGGGTCTTTCTGATTCCTACCTCTCTGTTCTGAAG GCTCTTTTGCATGCTTCTGTTGCTTGCCGCCGGAAGCTTATCGTAGAATGGGTTGCAGCAGGTGATCTAGAAGAAGTAACAGCAAAAGAG GCACCTGATGCTTATAAAGCTGCGTGGGACCTTTTAAAG GAAGCTGATGGAGTTCTAGTTCCAGGAGGATTTGGTGATAGAGGGGTCCAAGGAAAAATTCTTGCTGCAAAATATGCTCGTGAGAACAGAGTTCCATTCCTGGGCATCTGCTTGGGAATGCAAATTGCTGTTATTGAATTTGCTCAATCTGTTCTTGGTTTGCATGACGCAAACAGTACAGAATTTGATCCTGATACTTCAAATCCATGTGTCATTTTTATGCCAGAG GGTTCAAAAACTCACATGGGAGGAACCATGCGGTTGGGATCGAGGAGGACTTACTTCAAGGTTGCTGATTGTAAATCTGCAAAGTT ATATGGCAATGCCAGCTTTGTTGATGAGAGACATCGGCATAGATACGAG GTCAATCCTGACATGATATCACAATTTGAAGAGGCTGGTTTATCATTTGTTGGCAGAGATGAAAGTGGTCAGCGCATGGAA ATTATTGAATTGCTTGGTCATCCATATTTTGTTGGCGTTCAGTTCCATCCTGAATTCAAGTCTAGGCCAGGAAAACCTTCTGCTCTTTTCTTAG GACTTATAGCAGCATCATGTGGGCAATTGGAAAATTTCCTACAAAATTATGGCCAAGCAAGCAAGCTGTTGACGAATGGGATGAGCAACGGAAAACCAACAGCGAAAGTATACCAAATTGGTAATGGTGTAAAGTCTTGCAATGGCTCATTAAACGGTGTGTATAGCAATGGCAATAGCAATGGTGTGCATTTTTAA